The Penicillium psychrofluorescens genome assembly, chromosome: 2 nucleotide sequence GCTAAGATGGGCTGGGCCTAGTTGAGCATTTCCCCCGGACTCTCGTCGGAAAAATCGTCGGCATTTTGTCAGTAACATATTTGCGCTTAAATATGGAGAAGATACATGAATGACAGCAAATCCTACCCCAGATCTCCATTGTCTCCTTTGGAATCTGCAACCCAAGAAAACTCCAACATTTTAGCTCCCAGCTTCTGTCGATCAGTCAGTCCTCACATACATGGTCTCTCTTCAGGACGAAAAGGCCTCTGAGGCTGACGCAGAGCATGTCGAGGCGCCAGTCGACGTCTTCCGCGATGTGCGCGGTACCGCTGCTCTGGAAGTTTGCACGCGGTTGGAGCCCGTCCAGAAACTGAGCAAGCGCATGATTCAGCTCTATGCCATCTGCAGCCTGGCTTTTCTGGGATCAACAATGGGCGGCTACGATGGCTCCCTGATGGGCAATCTAATTGCTATGAAGCCCTTTCAAGATCAATTCGGGGCAAAGATTCTGGGAGTGCAGACCGGCATTATCATGAGCATGTACTCGATTGGCTCTGTGTGTGGTCTGCCTTTTATCGGTCCTCTCACCGATACATGGGGTCGTCGCGTAGGCATTGCCATTGGATGCGCCTTCATTATGATGGGCACCATCATTGAAGGCGTCTCCCATCACTTGCCTCAATTTCTCGCAGGTCGGTTCTTCCTCGGGTTTGGTGGCATTATCTGCAACGTCGCCTGTCCGTCCTACGTCGTGGAATTTGCCCACCCAGCCTATCGTGGCGTAATTACTGGTCTTTATAACTGCTGCTATTACCTTGGTGCAATTTTGGCCGCCGCCGTTCTGCGTGGCTGTGTTCACTACACCACCAATATGGCCTGGCTGATTCCCACCTGGTTGCAGATGCTTTTCCCGGGCATCTTGCTAATTGGTTGTGTCATATTCCCCGAATCACCACGTTGGTTATACGTCCATGGGCAGGCTGAGAAGTGCCGGGAAATACTGGTCAAATATCACGGTAACGACAACCCGGAATCCCTCTACGTGAGGTTGGAAATGCATGAGTTTGCCGAGGAACTGGAACTTGATGGTGCAGATAAGCGCTGGTGGGACTACCGCTCGCTGTTCAACTCACGCGCCGCCATTTACCGTGCCATCCTATGTGCTGTCGCTGTGTCTGCTTTTAGTCAGATAAGTGGCCAGTCCGGTGTGTCTTATTTTCTACCCGCCATGCTCAAAACTTCTGGTATCACAAACACTGCCACCGTCCTTGATATCAACCTGGGAATTACCCTGGCGTCAGGCGCAGCCGCTTGCCTTGGTGCCAGCCAGATGGATCGATTTGGGCGGCGCAAGATGATGATCACCTGCTGTGCAGTTCTGTGTCTCCTATGGGCTGGTATGGTTGGTGGTACGGGCGGTTACCATATCTATAAAAGCGCCCCGGCTGCCGACGTGTCCATTACCTTCATTTTTCTGGTTGGCATTGTTTTCTCTGCCGCCTACACTCCGCTGCAAGCACTGTACCCTGTCGAGGTTCTGGCATTCGACCAACGCGCCAAAGGCATGGCCCTACAAAAGTCAGTTTACTCGATATCTTTACATGCATGTTTCTCGCCTGGCGCTAATAACCTTCTAGCTTTGCTGGGAACGCAACCGCTCTCATCAATCAGTTTGCGCTTCCTATCGCTCTCGAGGTGATTAGTTGGAAAACTTACTTTATCTACATGGCCGTTTGCCTTTGCCAGGCTATTTACTATTACATCTTCATGGTGGAAACAAAAGGGCACACACTCGAGGAGCTGAATTTGATATTCCAGGCCCGGAATCCTCGTAAGGCTGCTTCCTTACAGAAAGAggaggtggatgaggaaaTTGCAAAGGTACAACAGGCCAAGCAGATTGCCATTCATGATACGTGAAAGCCGGTATTCCAGGGACAGAACGAAAGCCATTTCGGATCGCTGGTTGTGTACGTAAGAGTCATTGGCAATAGACTCAGCTTCTGTATGGTTCTAGTCCTGGATGTATACGTCTGCCATACCCTCCACTCCGGATAGAATACATCACAGGAATACCACGTCATCCAGGTGGCAAAGCCCTCGTTGAGCCACAGTCCTACAATGTCATCAGCACCAAAcacggagaaagaaagaatgcTTAATTCTGATGTACCATCCCAGAAATCCATGGTCACAAGGTTACCAAACCACTGGTGAGCCAGTTCGTGCTGAAACTTCAGCAACTCTTTGTTTCGTGGAAGCACTACTCGATTCTGGATCAAGCAGGAGATCTCCTTCGCGATAAATGGTCAGACCCCAGTTCTCCATCGCACCAATGAAATTAGGTACGGCAATCATGTCCATTTTTGGCAAAGGGTAAGAGATTTCAAACTTCCTTTCGTAAAAATCAAGCGTCCGGGCAGCAAGTTCAAGAGAGAAGTGTCCATGCGAAATGTCTTTACCAGGAGTAGCAAAGCATCTGATTGGCACACGGAATTTGCGCGTCACGATACTCGTCAACTCACCCACGACGAACGCCACGAGTTACGTTGACATCAATGGAGACTTGTTGAATTTCACTGCTTTTCTGTGAGATCCAATCTCATTCACAGACTCCTTATCCATGTTGCTGAGGCAGGTCATTTTTTTATCAGCAATGAGGGTGATGGTGAAGGTAGCTTTTAGAGCTGGTTCATCGAAACAGGGAAACGCTCGTCTTGCATCCGTGGGTTGCATTTTTGACACTGCCATGAACTGTTCGAttccatcttctcccttGAAGCTTGACCTGTAGAAGCCAGCCATATTCTCATTGAGAGTTCCAGTAAAAGTATAAGTTAGAGTTGCCATGCCTCTAGCGTAGATGGTATCTTGCAAATGTACGGTCACCGTTTGCCTGTCCTTATCATACGACAGCTCAGATGCAAAAGGGACGAGCCTCGAGTTGAAATGAACTTGCGTGCTACATATCTCGAGGTCGACGATATTGAGGGTTATTGAGTTGGTTTTCTTCAGTACCTCAAGACTTTTGCGGTGTCAGCAATGATTTTGGAATGAGTTCAATCCATTAAAAGGTATTAGAGAATCAAGCTCTACTTGCTTGCCCACTTGGAGAAGAGCTTATCCGTACTCAATAGACACTGTGCCTTTATATGTGAAAGCCTCAAGATTGGGCTCCAATTTTAGGTCATAATGAACAGGCTTAACGCTTTTCGGGAGAATCTCTCGTCGATCCGCGGAATTCGTATTAGGCAAGGACATATCTTTATTTGGTGTCAGTCCACCTACTTTGTACCTTATGCACTGGTTCTAGGTGACAACTCCAAAAGATAACAGGAACAGAGACGTACTATTATGGCTGTGACAAGATGCTCTTGTATGTTGCGAGGACATATGTGGCTTTGACAGAATCCAAAATATTCTTTGAGGAAAAGGCGATAGCGGAAAGGGTTgacaagaaagagatgaCCTCAGCCCCTCTCCTGATCCCTCTTACAGGGATGCGCTTTTACCCCGCTCAATATAGAAATTGATGATAACGTTAGATCATGGTGTTGATAATTGGCATGGCGGGTGAGGTGAGATACGGTACAAAACTGGCATCTGTGCTACGTTTTACTCCTCCTTTCTGCGATTACTACTGTACGCAGGCTACATTACAGAGCAGAAGTTAGGTCCTGATGAATTAAGTCGGGCCATTTATCACTGCATTATGCACCTTGCTAATTTTCCATAATATCAGGCGTCTAGCTTGCCTTGCTTTTGTACGAGAGGGCCCGCGGGACGATTATATTGTTCTATCAGCTGGAGCTCATTGAGCTTGGAGAATCTGATGCCATCATGACTAGGATCTAGCTTGGAAACTGCCCCTTTTTCTTGCTCCAGCAGGCAGCCAACCCGCTTGCGACTAGCGCTAGCCCCCAATGGCCGTGCCTAGCTGAGCCTCCCGCGATGGGCTATCTTGGGGCCAAAAGGAACCTCGACAGCCTCTGCAATCTGAGGATTCACCATCCGCCACTACCGTGACTGCTGCCATTATGACTATGCATGGAGCATTTTTTCTGATAGTTCTTTTGTTCTCTGCGCAGGCGACTGCCGCATCCCAGGACCATGACCATGAGCTCTTTCGCAGGGACGTATGTGACGGGATTGACGATATGCCGGTCCTCTACCACAGCTATATGAGTGATGTTTGTCGGCCCAAGTACGCGATTAACTCGGAAGGCATCTGCGACTATGCGGATTGCCATTCAAATTCGTGCGTGGCATTCTGTCAGCTCGCAACTCGTTTTGTCTATGGGAGGGAGTTTCCGTTGGGCGTTTGGTGCGATGGGCCTCCTTGCAGAATTGCTGATTTCACACAAAACATGACCTGGTCTGTTGATATGAGGCCTCGATTCGAGAAGGGCTTGGATGATGGGATCAGTGGAGGCTGGCAGTCTGAATTTACAGCTGAGGTCGGACCTTGGGGCATGGCTCACAAAAAGCCCCTGAATGCTGGGCAGTGTGGGTACTGGAGCTGGGTGTCTATCAAGAGAACTGTATGGTGAGTTGATCACTTTTGTTACTCATCCATTAGACGAAACTGAGATGAACACAACAGTGGAACAATGTCCTACCAGCAACCTGAAGCGGACAACTGCGTGGGTGATATGCAAACCATTGAGAATTACTGCGTAGATGACCTCCGACGCTATCCCGATGGCACTGTCGACGGTGTTACGATCTTTGTCTACACTGACTGCATAACTCGACTTCCGTTGCCTATGGCTGAACAGACTAGCCGTATATTTAGGCTACCGGGCGTCGCTCTGGATCGGAGTGAGCATTTTTTATCCCAGGATTTTGGGGATGATTTTGTGATCTCAGACTCGAAGCAGCAAATACTGTGAGCATATGTAGCGAATACTTCGCGGGAATGGATTTTGTTTATCGATATCAATGTTTATTATCTCTACAAATCTGTTTAATCTTCGTTTGAGAGTAACAGTGTATTTAGCGGAGCGATCTATTTGTGCAATTGCAGTTATTTTCTGTCTCTCATTTGTTTTGAATTGCTCTAGTATTGACGAAGTGCCAACCAACAGGTTCGCTGGATTGACTTGGAGGTATTCCAAGACCGCTACGTAAGTAGTCATTCACTCCAGGGCATTTTAAAATGTAGAAAAATATACAAGGGAGAATT carries:
- a CDS encoding uncharacterized protein (ID:PFLUO_002730-T1.cds;~source:funannotate) — its product is MVSLQDEKASEADAEHVEAPVDVFRDVRGTAALEVCTRLEPVQKLSKRMIQLYAICSLAFLGSTMGGYDGSLMGNLIAMKPFQDQFGAKILGVQTGIIMSMYSIGSVCGLPFIGPLTDTWGRRVGIAIGCAFIMMGTIIEGVSHHLPQFLAGRFFLGFGGIICNVACPSYVVEFAHPAYRGVITGLYNCCYYLGAILAAAVLRGCVHYTTNMAWLIPTWLQMLFPGILLIGCVIFPESPRWLYVHGQAEKCREILVKYHGNDNPESLYVRLEMHEFAEELELDGADKRWWDYRSLFNSRAAIYRAILCAVAVSAFSQISGQSGVSYFLPAMLKTSGITNTATVLDINLGITLASGAAACLGASQMDRFGRRKMMITCCAVLCLLWAGMVGGTGGYHIYKSAPAADVSITFIFLVGIVFSAAYTPLQALYPVEVLAFDQRAKGMALQNFAGNATALINQFALPIALEVISWKTYFIYMAVCLCQAIYYYIFMVETKGHTLEELNLIFQARNPRKAASLQKEEVDEEIAKVQQAKQIAIHDT